A region of the Ctenopharyngodon idella isolate HZGC_01 chromosome 2, HZGC01, whole genome shotgun sequence genome:
atgttttttACTCACTAcataagctaaaaaaaaaaaaaaaaaaaaaaaaaattttatatatttatccaTATATTATTATAGGGAATTTTTGTCTTATATATTTTACTCTCTAAATAggctaaaataacaaaatataaattatacagatttgagaaattaatatattattatagggaTTTCATCTATGTAATGTGCTTTTACTCATTAAGTaggctaaaataaaaaatcccatAACCTCCTTTGCTGGatcagtaaaatatatttactcatgATTATGATAATAACTAACTGTTGAGAGTGTGTTGCGGTCAATAAGAGGTGCTGAAGAACAGCTCCCATGAGCCATAGCATGAACATCATCAGTACCTGTATGAGCTGATCTGATCTCCTCCTCTCTGCCTGCTGCTCCGCTCCTGTCTGTCCGCCCGCGGTTGACTCGTGCCGTTAGAGTAACCGTTCACCGGGCTGTCCGTTAAAGTGCCGCCTTTCCCTCCGTTACTAATCCAGGGAAAGTTATCCTTCTTCGGGATGGGCCAGGGTTTGTAATCCTGTTTATACTGGGTGACGCTCGGGAAAGGCACACCCGGGGGATGATAGTCCTCGCGGGGTTTATAACTCGTTTCGGTCCGTCCCCGGTGCGGCCGCCGGACTCCAGCAGCGTGCTCCGGCGTTACGAAGTCGACGCTCGGTGCCGGTTCCGTGGAAACGAGTTTGGTGACGGATCTCACCTCCTGCTCCGCGATGTCCGAGTAGTTCTGAATCGTTAGCGGAACCGACAGATCCGATTTATCGAACTGGTTCCAGAACCGAGCCAAGCAACAGACTCTGCTGATGCACGGCCAAGCCATTGCTATTAAATAAACCAAcacaaaaagcaaaataaaaagaaagaaaacacagtaaaaaatgCGATGAAGTGCTCGGTTACATGAAGGAATGTGAGAGCGTGCCCGTTCCTCGAGAACTGCGCGAGACCGCTCGGTGTCGGGACATTGTCATTGCACATTCATCTCACGTGATTTGCAGTTGAtgcagaaaaaataataatccataaAGATCCGAGTCGGTGACCCGTGAGCACCTCACTGCTGTTTCCCCTGACAGAGCTCAACTTAATGCTCTAAAACCCTCTTTTAATCAAAACCTATAGTGCGCTTCTTACCTAGAAGGCTTTTCTGGGCACCATCGGCGCGTGCAGCACTCAGATCGCAACTGATGTCCAAAAATGCTGTCTACACTAACTAAAAGTAGGGTACtacctttttgttttgtttttttctgaatttataCCATGGTAACATTTTCTAAAGTAGGCATGTATCATCTGCAACGTTGATTAGTTTGGTTATAAAAATcaaatctaaaaataataacttacagggaacgttctgggaacgttctCTTTAGGTTGCAAAAAAAGAACCAACAGagaacgttcccagaacattcttaTTTTGTTCCCCCCAAAAATAACCAAACGGGAACCATATGggaacgttaggggaacgttagtgTTTTGTTCCCAGAAAAccaaccaaaaaacacatttataaaacatttaagtattcaGATTTTAGATGTTGactaagatccttctattatcttttgaatcacacaataatattttaaatatcagtaAGCTTATATAAAATCGTAATTTATTGGGGACTTTCAATTGGGAGGTGGCTGTCctgaaccctaacccctaaatttcaattaatgaaaaagatattgaaatattttttgcatttttttccccattgttgcttttaaaaatatattttatcatatattttatattaaatcatGAACTTTATGTGAAAAAATCTGTCCCGTATTGTCATGTCACTAACgaaacagtgtatgttttagttcattggctgagactgattttaaccacacccctacatttttgatcaggaaatattcctgtgtccctctctcatagcctctctttcatagtagataggtaccattattttaagttaaatgtgttcaaaagtctgaaaatctgtgtgtaactttaaggaacgtcactaccaaacacctttttttctgcaattaagcaaacttttttgggtgttattccataaaatttagtttttatgtgtacacaactgttcagaactgtgctagctaaccatgtgctgattagcatctttgagctaggctcaaaagtatctaaaattgtcactaccgaaacttcACCACGTTTCGGTTGTGACTGTGTCGgtagtgacatcattgttttggtagtgacaaaagggaacacaatcttttatttgggggaaataaacaaaatttttgtacagttatgcaaatcattacaattttagtatgttttattatgcaaatcattagtgttttagtatgcaagttaaaattctgtaatttgaTGGCTATCAAAACATTACTGTCATTGctgaaaatgtgcagtcacgaccgaaacgtGGGATGTTTgctcaaaaataaagtatactaaaTTATCAACTaatatgttattatagtgtttggttcaatgtatattcaaactaataaatccttaactttgaaatcagtatgattAACTTTATGCCTTTTATAAAGAATGACtgtattcaaaatacaacaaatcttataaattacacttgaaatattgttaaaattgtaattgttattgatttacctgtgaaaactttttctttttctttttttaaatagcaaaaaatatatttacaaggtagatgtaaacaaaatcttaataggtcaatgtaatctttcttattaaatgatttatcattgtgtttcagtagtgacaaatttggggagaggaaaaatattccaaaactttctgaaaatacaatatgagaattaactgtacaattactagaaatgagtaccttggatattatacaatttgcatacatacaaaattagtggaaaaagacatttttttcaagatgtttccaactctgactttgaaccaattctgtagaatgatCAGTATAACTTACAATTTTAAGAactaaaaagctaaaaaacatgttaatgttaataacatACTGAATAGGACATTCTGAAGTCCAAGTTTTCTATTCAAATCTCAAACCTGGAGCCCACTGTATACCATTATACCCATATTACCATTTGGTACCATTCATGGTACAGCCACAGTACTTGTTGTTTTGCAAGGACAGGTAAGCAGCTCACAGGTTTTGACAGCCAGTTTGCAGTTTGAGCAATTCAGAACAGTTGCTGCAAACCAAATCCGACAGATTCAATTCACTCTGAGATACACAAACAACTGCTGTTTTCAGGCTGACATCCTTCAGACTGTCAAAACAAACATCCAAAGTCTGATTTCATGGCATAGGCCAGGAAGCAGTTGAATGATGTCTGGCACATTTTGGCTTGATATTTCAGTAATAAAGAGTATGGCTCTGTTTTTCCACCCGATAAACATAAGCCCCATTAACAGGTCAATTATGCAAGCACCTGTCTCTCATTACTGTATTATAGTGAGTGTGCTGCGCCACTACATTTCTGCCTCTATGGTCCTTGAATAACCAGTGTGGGCAATTTACAGCTTGGTTTTAGCAGTTTGAAAAATGTACCCTTTCATTTTTCATAAACTGTGGgcgttaataattttttttttttttttttgaaaagtcatCTGTCTGCTGTAGTGGTGATGCTGTGTATCCCCATTAGTGGTCAAAACTAATTTACCAACAGATTTGTCATCTGAAAAGTCAATGCATTCCTCTCTGTAGGGTAACGCTTCTAGAAATTTAGAAATCTTCATAACCTTAAAATCCTCTCATCATTCAGCAAAGATCAGATTTGTGCCTGCCATCTGTCATCAGTCACATGACATCATGCTCTTGAGGAATAAAGGCGCACTCTGTTTGGAGGAGATAATAAACATGGTTTATCTAACATAAAGTCACCCAAAAActcttttattaattaatttaaaaggttttaatgATATACATGCTTACTATTTTGTAAAAAACTGATTCACATTTAAGTTTTGCATATGTGGAATATAATCTTCAATTTAagattaaaagaataaaagacatttttgaaCTGCAAAGCTTATACATTCTCAGTTACGTGATTAAACATGAAGTAGAATCATTAAAACTTATTCAAATGTAAATGGCATAATATTAGAAATGAGTTCTGCAACTTCATTGTAATGAAATGCTGCCACCTGCAGGCGAGCTGAAGGACTACAGGTTTGTAGATCAATTTATCAGTCTAAGCTCGTGCTTTAAAGTAGAAAGACACCTGTGAATTTTGCatataaatttgaaataaagaTTTCAACAGAAACTTGTTTTCTGTTCCCATTCCTTCTTTCTTAACTCCACTCGCCTTATTTTCCCGCTTACCGTCTTGGGCAGATGATCCACAAATTCAATCTGACAAAAAaggatttaaatattttaaagttggaacaaaatattcctttaaatttgACTAAATTAAAAGGATTAAATGAGAAAACACTGAACTATTTTACCTTGCGTGGATATTTATAAGGAGCCGTGACAGTCTTCACATGTGTTTGCAGTTCCTGGATCAGTTCCTTATGGTCTCTAAATTTAAAATCTGCTGTCAGCACTACAAAAGCCTTCACCACCTGAAACATGAAGCAGCACagtttaattaaatgcaatCCCCCCCCGCATGTGTGTAATAATTATGGTTACAATTttacatcaaataaatacaagatACCATTTTAAGGCATAGAGCTGCTTTCTAAGTTAAGTAATTTTGCCCAATTCTAAGGTCACActgcaatcccagaatgcattgcac
Encoded here:
- the map6d1 gene encoding MAP6 domain-containing protein 1, which translates into the protein MAWPCISRVCCLARFWNQFDKSDLSVPLTIQNYSDIAEQEVRSVTKLVSTEPAPSVDFVTPEHAAGVRRPHRGRTETSYKPREDYHPPGVPFPSVTQYKQDYKPWPIPKKDNFPWISNGGKGGTLTDSPVNGYSNGTSQPRADRQERSSRQRGGDQISSYRQEYQPWSGARPQKPAHKRPTFLGTGADEPPPETSYQAAFSPDAHRHTDIVPETSTHGLSEKAHTHRTEISMKPEEPKTKLSPNPSAVFQSKSRIFNI